One Methylosinus sp. C49 DNA segment encodes these proteins:
- a CDS encoding MFS transporter, with amino-acid sequence MSLEQQSRSNGVVVAHARWRWFRFAVLLTGVFLSPLDFFIVNIALPAIKEEFGATPADLQLVVSGYMTTYAVFLITGGRLGDIFGRRTVFLAGLACFAGASAICGSAPSSSILVAGRILQGFGAALMVPQGLASINLIFAPEEKSFALGLYGATLGLAAASGQILGGFLVSADVFGLGWRIVFLVNLPIAAAVLISGLLLPEASNPHRPRLDIFGVLLSALTLALVVTPLIEGRERGWPLWSLLLLMAAPIAGSLFLRNEERLLRDGGTPLFDPRVMELPGFGLGLLAALFFYAIGSFFLIFSIYLQAALGESPRDVALVFLPFGVGSFLAPLLNPYAGRTLGPRTALVGIAVETIGMLGLAFVVWNWRTDQSLDHALRGLALFAIGFGQGTALPSLVRAIIGKVDTAWSGLVSGIINTTLQISSALSIAIVGGLFFSIAGHEPIAENISFALVVSLIAISGCLVIAALATVALTQTRLVELGTTPSKKIR; translated from the coding sequence ATGTCGCTCGAGCAACAGAGCCGCAGCAATGGAGTTGTCGTCGCTCACGCGCGGTGGCGTTGGTTCCGCTTCGCGGTGCTGCTCACGGGCGTTTTTCTGTCGCCACTCGATTTTTTTATCGTCAATATCGCGCTTCCGGCGATCAAGGAGGAGTTCGGCGCGACGCCCGCCGATTTGCAACTCGTTGTCTCAGGCTACATGACCACCTATGCCGTCTTCCTTATCACAGGCGGGAGGCTCGGAGACATTTTCGGACGTCGGACCGTCTTTTTGGCGGGACTCGCCTGCTTTGCCGGCGCATCGGCGATATGCGGTTCGGCCCCCAGTTCCAGCATTCTCGTAGCGGGCAGAATTCTCCAAGGATTCGGCGCCGCGCTGATGGTTCCCCAAGGGCTCGCGTCCATCAATTTGATTTTCGCGCCGGAAGAAAAATCGTTCGCGCTGGGTCTTTATGGAGCGACGCTTGGACTTGCCGCGGCGAGCGGACAAATCCTGGGCGGCTTCCTGGTGTCGGCCGATGTCTTCGGTCTCGGCTGGCGGATCGTCTTTCTCGTCAATCTGCCGATCGCAGCGGCCGTTCTCATTTCGGGGCTTCTCTTGCCCGAGGCCTCTAATCCACATCGACCGCGGCTCGACATTTTCGGCGTCCTGCTTTCTGCGCTGACGCTCGCTCTCGTCGTCACGCCGCTGATCGAAGGTCGTGAACGAGGCTGGCCGCTCTGGTCTCTGCTATTACTGATGGCGGCGCCGATCGCCGGATCGCTGTTCCTGCGAAATGAGGAGCGACTCCTGCGAGATGGAGGAACTCCGCTTTTCGATCCGCGCGTCATGGAATTGCCCGGCTTCGGCCTGGGGTTGCTGGCGGCCCTCTTCTTCTACGCCATCGGCTCGTTTTTCCTTATTTTTTCGATTTATCTGCAAGCTGCGCTCGGAGAATCTCCGAGAGACGTGGCGCTCGTCTTTCTCCCATTCGGCGTCGGCTCTTTTCTTGCTCCGCTGCTCAACCCCTATGCCGGTCGGACGCTCGGCCCGCGAACGGCTCTCGTAGGAATCGCTGTCGAGACGATTGGTATGCTGGGCCTAGCGTTCGTCGTTTGGAATTGGCGAACCGACCAGTCGCTCGATCACGCGCTTCGCGGCCTTGCACTGTTCGCGATCGGCTTTGGGCAAGGGACAGCGTTGCCGAGCCTCGTTCGCGCCATTATCGGCAAAGTCGACACGGCATGGTCTGGGCTCGTATCCGGCATCATCAACACGACCTTGCAGATCAGCTCCGCATTGAGCATCGCCATCGTCGGCGGATTGTTTTTTTCGATCGCCGGTCATGAGCCCATCGCTGAGAATATCTCGTTCGCATTGGTGGTGTCCTTGATCGCTATTTCGGGTTGCCTCGTCATTGCCGCGCTCGCAACCGTCGCTCTCACGCAAACAAGGCTCGTCGAACTCGGCACGACGCCCAGCAAGAAAATCCGCTAG
- a CDS encoding TonB-dependent receptor: MMRKSLIAAIPLCLPFTVTSVAQTLPSEEARVPDVVVGAPKSTADVSERQATAFQTTPQAATVITKQQIDALQISNLLQAQKLEPSLQIRFADVRSLTVNIRGFGSSTSVATDGIFGGVPVYVDGILQPRPGQAIFDIPDLVGVDVLKGPQGTRGGTDSTGGAVYLNTASPSFDTQRKLEVTHGSYGNIQVRGSATGAIADSDKLAFRVSFVSADRDGYVYSYYSGQKYNDWHNKSFRAQILFQPTNDLSIRLIADYSRVNQACCPNVLNGVVANYANGAAVPNNLYARLARLNYAPTSFYNIDSYKGDISGYLQNTQQSYGVAAVIDYKLGGYEFSSVTSFRGWSFDPLNQTSSALAPVRTTNSNNQIAERSLQQEFKVATPANGPIEGTAGLFYLFEQLYDWGYSSYGPAAGGWYGSAANPQALNDIALNNLASKSYDNPVSHVIAPYARAVWHVTPDLDFTFGLRYSYTAKSTLFRQYQFAANSLDGLTAAQQATARSARIGLIGADREFYATTRQGLISALASASYRISPDALAYATYARGGRAGGPNPVANLPTTAATTVRPEELDDLEIGLKTDFFDHRLLANVAAFIMIDRNYITNITDTSGARPITYLSNAKRAISRGFELDLRAKLIEGLTTYGSVTYDHTYYDSFENAPCRFELAFSSSCSLTGRPISLTPRWALAAGGEYAHDIGRVLDPMERSVIAYFGADFSYQTKFFSVPDDSIYSVIDAYGLLNLHAGLRLSDESVDLSGWVHNVTNKHYFTTVSPNFTAGGVIGTPADPIMAGFTLKAKF; this comes from the coding sequence ATGATGAGAAAATCGCTTATCGCCGCTATTCCGCTTTGCCTCCCCTTCACTGTCACCAGCGTCGCGCAGACGCTTCCTTCCGAGGAGGCGCGCGTTCCAGATGTGGTGGTCGGCGCGCCGAAATCGACCGCCGACGTGTCCGAGCGTCAAGCGACCGCTTTCCAAACGACGCCGCAGGCCGCGACCGTCATCACGAAGCAGCAGATAGACGCGTTGCAGATCAGCAATCTTTTGCAGGCGCAAAAGCTCGAGCCGAGCTTGCAGATCCGCTTCGCCGACGTTCGCTCATTGACTGTCAATATTCGCGGGTTCGGTTCGTCGACCTCCGTCGCCACCGACGGAATCTTCGGCGGCGTGCCAGTCTATGTCGACGGCATATTGCAACCTCGGCCAGGCCAAGCGATATTCGATATTCCTGATCTCGTTGGCGTCGACGTTTTAAAAGGGCCACAAGGAACGAGAGGCGGGACGGATTCGACGGGCGGCGCCGTCTATCTCAACACGGCGTCGCCGAGCTTCGACACACAACGAAAGCTCGAAGTCACTCATGGAAGCTATGGCAACATTCAGGTTCGCGGATCGGCGACGGGTGCGATTGCCGACAGCGACAAGTTGGCGTTCCGCGTGTCATTCGTCAGCGCGGATCGCGACGGATACGTCTACAGCTATTACAGCGGCCAAAAATACAATGACTGGCACAACAAGAGCTTTCGCGCGCAGATCCTGTTCCAGCCGACGAACGACCTCAGCATACGTCTGATCGCCGACTATTCGCGTGTCAATCAGGCGTGTTGCCCGAATGTGCTGAACGGCGTCGTCGCGAATTACGCCAATGGCGCGGCGGTTCCGAACAATCTCTACGCCCGCCTGGCGAGGCTGAACTATGCGCCGACATCGTTCTACAATATCGACAGCTACAAGGGCGATATTTCCGGCTATCTGCAGAACACGCAGCAGAGCTATGGAGTGGCCGCTGTGATCGACTACAAGCTCGGCGGCTACGAATTTTCCTCGGTCACGTCTTTCCGAGGGTGGAGCTTCGATCCGCTGAACCAGACGAGTAGCGCTCTCGCCCCGGTGCGGACGACCAACTCGAACAATCAAATCGCTGAAAGATCTCTGCAGCAAGAGTTCAAAGTAGCGACGCCCGCCAACGGCCCCATCGAGGGAACCGCAGGCCTCTTCTATCTATTCGAGCAGCTCTATGACTGGGGATATTCGAGCTATGGCCCTGCTGCGGGCGGATGGTACGGCTCGGCGGCGAATCCCCAGGCCTTGAATGATATCGCGCTCAACAACCTCGCCTCCAAGTCCTACGACAATCCAGTCAGCCATGTTATCGCGCCTTATGCGCGAGCCGTCTGGCATGTGACGCCGGATCTCGATTTCACCTTCGGTCTTCGCTACTCTTATACCGCGAAGAGCACATTATTTCGACAGTACCAGTTTGCCGCCAACAGTCTCGACGGGCTGACCGCGGCGCAACAAGCCACCGCGCGATCCGCGCGAATTGGATTGATCGGCGCAGATCGTGAATTCTACGCCACGACACGACAAGGATTGATTTCCGCTCTCGCCTCCGCCTCCTATAGGATTTCGCCCGACGCGCTCGCTTATGCGACCTACGCGCGCGGAGGACGCGCCGGCGGTCCAAATCCCGTCGCCAACCTTCCGACGACAGCCGCCACGACCGTGCGGCCCGAGGAATTGGACGACCTTGAAATTGGATTGAAGACCGATTTCTTCGATCATCGACTGCTCGCGAACGTTGCAGCCTTCATCATGATCGACCGGAATTATATCACCAACATCACCGATACGTCCGGCGCTCGGCCGATCACCTATCTTTCCAACGCCAAGAGGGCGATCTCGCGAGGGTTCGAGCTCGATCTGCGGGCAAAACTCATCGAGGGGCTGACGACCTATGGTTCAGTCACCTATGATCACACCTATTACGACTCGTTTGAAAATGCGCCTTGCCGATTCGAACTCGCATTCTCGAGCTCTTGCAGCCTGACCGGCCGCCCGATCTCCCTGACGCCGCGATGGGCTCTCGCCGCCGGCGGCGAATATGCGCACGATATCGGACGCGTGCTCGATCCGATGGAAAGATCGGTGATCGCCTATTTCGGAGCCGACTTCTCCTACCAGACGAAATTCTTCTCGGTTCCAGACGATTCGATCTACAGCGTCATCGACGCGTACGGCCTGCTCAATCTGCACGCCGGACTACGCCTCTCCGATGAAAGCGTCGATTTGTCGGGGTGGGTCCACAATGTGACCAACAAGCACTACTTCACCACCGTGTCGCCGAATTTTACCGCCGGCGGAGTGATCGGCACGCCTGCTGATCCGATCATGGCCGGATTCACGCTGAAAGCGAAATTTTGA
- a CDS encoding alpha/beta hydrolase, whose product MAITGILYHFVAMISAYPSLCPRPFEYDKSHVVSSDGVTIAVRRWGNRRGPPIIFVHGFAQSGLAFIRQVRDVRLAEKYHLITYDLRGHGASDKPLDRDAYHDNRLWAYDLRAVAASIGAVRPILVAWSFGGRVVWDYLKEYGDESLAGAQLVGSSWRRSSEWTSAASAASLPLMLEDDLSTNIAGTIAFLSSCFATPPSPEEFAQMLAYNMTQPPSVRRLIVGRPQQPHDFIASLSLPLAFIVGEKDRHCDPRASRASAEHIRGATFLELPDVGHSPFYEDAPAFNAQLLSFAERVFPRG is encoded by the coding sequence GTGGCGATCACGGGAATCCTCTATCATTTCGTGGCCATGATCAGCGCTTATCCGAGTCTTTGTCCTCGACCATTCGAATATGACAAATCGCATGTCGTGAGCTCGGACGGCGTGACTATCGCCGTGAGGCGGTGGGGGAATCGCCGAGGACCTCCGATCATCTTCGTCCATGGCTTCGCGCAGAGCGGTCTCGCCTTCATCCGCCAAGTACGGGACGTGCGCCTCGCGGAAAAATATCATCTGATAACCTACGATCTTCGCGGTCATGGGGCGTCGGACAAACCGCTCGATCGCGACGCCTACCACGACAATCGGCTCTGGGCGTATGATCTACGCGCCGTCGCCGCTTCGATCGGCGCCGTGCGGCCAATTCTTGTCGCCTGGTCATTCGGCGGCCGCGTCGTTTGGGACTACCTCAAAGAATATGGCGACGAGAGCCTCGCCGGCGCGCAATTGGTGGGATCGTCGTGGCGCCGAAGCAGCGAATGGACGAGCGCGGCTTCGGCCGCGAGCCTACCGCTGATGCTCGAAGACGATCTATCCACTAATATCGCCGGAACGATCGCCTTTCTTTCGAGCTGCTTCGCAACGCCGCCCTCGCCGGAGGAGTTCGCGCAGATGCTCGCCTATAATATGACGCAGCCGCCGTCCGTTCGAAGGCTGATCGTTGGACGACCACAGCAGCCCCATGATTTCATCGCCTCGCTCTCTTTGCCGCTCGCGTTCATCGTCGGCGAGAAAGATCGCCATTGTGACCCGCGCGCGTCGCGCGCCTCCGCCGAACATATTCGCGGCGCAACCTTCCTCGAGCTGCCCGATGTCGGCCATTCGCCGTTCTACGAGGACGCGCCGGCGTTCAACGCGCAGCTGCTGAGCTTTGCGGAACGCGTCTTTCCGCGCGGATGA
- a CDS encoding LysR substrate-binding domain-containing protein: MSLSLQPRRNENPTLAPARDDRPSGVSVIRNQILENDLLHVFVTVVDQGGFTAAARTLHRTQAAVSLQIKRLEDVIGVSLIMRPQRGFRLTPEGELMLDYARRMLALNAEALRTLRAEETDCTVRLGSIDNYVANILPPLVGAFCRSYPRVNVELYGGMPSSMLTRIGAHFDIVIAMEPAGTSQGQVLRREQVVWTTSSEHNQHERSPLPLAVAPPGSMFRHWTIAALQQRGVPWRLAHVNSNVSGIEAAVRQGLGVGVFKASTIEDRLRHLNEGDGFPRLPDVEIALYSIRSSPSSPTMRLRDFLIERLADTSCSER; the protein is encoded by the coding sequence ATGTCGCTGAGCTTACAGCCTCGTCGAAACGAAAATCCGACGCTCGCTCCGGCGCGAGACGACCGGCCGTCCGGCGTCAGCGTCATACGCAATCAAATTCTCGAGAACGACCTTCTTCATGTGTTCGTGACGGTCGTCGACCAGGGCGGGTTTACTGCCGCCGCCCGGACGCTGCACAGAACCCAAGCGGCCGTCAGCCTCCAGATCAAGCGTCTCGAAGACGTTATCGGCGTCAGCCTGATCATGCGTCCCCAGAGGGGTTTTCGCCTCACTCCCGAAGGCGAGCTCATGCTCGATTACGCGCGGCGCATGTTGGCGCTCAACGCTGAGGCGCTTCGCACGCTCCGCGCCGAAGAAACCGATTGCACGGTTCGCCTCGGCTCGATCGACAATTACGTCGCGAATATTCTGCCGCCGCTCGTCGGCGCATTCTGTCGTTCGTATCCGCGCGTCAATGTCGAGCTCTATGGCGGCATGCCGAGTTCCATGCTCACGCGCATTGGCGCCCATTTCGATATCGTGATCGCCATGGAGCCGGCTGGCACGAGCCAGGGACAGGTGCTTCGTCGCGAGCAGGTCGTATGGACGACATCGTCCGAGCACAATCAACATGAGCGATCACCTTTGCCGCTGGCGGTTGCTCCTCCTGGAAGCATGTTTCGTCATTGGACGATCGCCGCCCTCCAACAAAGGGGCGTTCCATGGCGACTTGCTCATGTAAATTCGAATGTTTCCGGCATCGAAGCTGCTGTCCGACAAGGTTTGGGCGTAGGCGTGTTCAAAGCGAGCACGATCGAAGACCGACTGCGGCATCTGAACGAAGGAGACGGCTTCCCGCGGCTTCCCGATGTTGAAATAGCACTCTATTCAATTCGGTCGTCTCCGTCCTCGCCGACCATGCGACTGCGAGACTTTCTCATCGAAAGACTCGCCGATACATCCTGCTCCGAGCGATGA